AGAACATCTATAAGAGCGGCTACATCGAGGAAATGGTGAGATCAACTTTAAAGTGTCGGGTTTTATTCTGCCTTAGacatagggtgaggagctcagacatctggAGATGCTGTAGCttggagtagagccgctgctcctttgcgtggAAAGGGGCCAGCTCAGGTGAATCGGGCATCTAATCAGGACGCCTCCCGGACGCGTCCTATTAAGAGTTTTTTTGGGGACATCCAACTAATAAGAGGCCCAGCTGTAggcccagaacacgctggagggattatttatcttgtctggcctgggaacgcctcggggtcctcCATGAAGAGCTTGTTTGAAGTTTGAATTATTGATTCTCAGTTGTAGCCTTGATGGAAGGGTAACTTGTAACTCACCGTAACTTGAAATCTGAATTTCATTTAACCTTTTAAGTTTTTATCTTATTCAGTTCTCTTCTGTCGTTTACAGTAATAGCCTAGGTATACAATAATAACGTTCTCGTAGAATTGTAATGGGTAGTAATTAATGCAATTATTTGTCTTGTGGtgtcaaaaaaaagtacaaactaCCCTCATTTGAATCTTTTGTGTTGCTTTTGTGATCCAGATGCAGGAGGTCAGCACTCGGCTCGGTGTGCCAATGTCCTGTGTTGTTCCGGTGAAAAACTACAGCAAAGAGTTGGAGTTGGACGTGAACTGCGACATCCTGCTGCTCACCGCCATCATCCAGATGCTTCGCTCCACTGACAGTTACTTCGATGAGCTCAGTGACGTTCAGCAAGTCAACAGTCTTTGAAACCAACAGTGATAAAACCAAACGTTTTATCACTGTTTATCACActaacaaatgttttcaggcAAGTCATTCAAGtgcctatttttttttccatcaagcTTTGAAGTAACTAGCTTTATCTTAAAGTTAGGGttggtaatgctgagaaaatTAGCAtgagtacgctagatttaaaaaaatgatttccctaaatctagcgagaaagttgccaagacacaaggctttcatttaggagaccgctgttcgtgtcccgtgcgtcaagTTTCATTACACAATCAGCTGATAatcgtagtaattttaagcccaagcatggtgttttttactaaacctaactaagtgttttttgttgcctaaacctaagcaagtgtttgtttaattcacaacattaaccacatgttaactgcaaccgaaaagtgacgcctgAGGCCTTtgctacgaagcaggatttggagttagcgaggtaacttcaggtttaaccctgagttttcagtcctacgacggtggttcacttcttaccgggtagatcgccatggtaacatAAAccgaacacctaacctgcttaGGTTATGTtcgagataagagatcaactcgtataacaccgcctactgaccaatcagaggctaaaagcaacacagtttaaactgacagatgcaggaaggacagctgccgctctgctgacagtagactcgTATGTTTTAAACACCACccgctcatagccagattgagaaaccctgggttgatttaccgagttgataaccaccgtcgtaggactgtTTAGCGGGATATCGGAAGATACCCTGGATATGTTGAACTCcctttgtagtacaggcctctggtctgaCAAACCATCAGTATGCGACAAGTtggaatgagaacgtgttggacagcccgtcccttcaggcctccctccaaagcactcccccaaaatgatcatgatGAACGTAAACCACGAACATGGTTATTGTGGCTATAGCCCCGTCCAATAATTACATTTGGGATGACTGGAGTTATTGgacaggtttattacagtcctgcgacagccacagatttTTGTAGTCCTTTTTTGATTATTGATTGCTGTAAGGATGTTAAGAGAATTTCAATGtataacaaacatgtttttgaagagcactaccaaccctagctCTTAACAGTATTTGATGTCAGGGAAATAACTTCCCAGTTTCTCAGATGTGTGCAGATAAGATCATGTTTATTGTTATGTTGCATGTTAGCTTGTGCTTCCAGTTGTGTCACTGACGATAAGGACAGGATGTCATGAAGAATTGTCATTCCTAAAATGAAGAATTACTGTCAgtattttgtaaataaaagCTCAAAGTGCATGAATGAAGAGAAAACTGAAATTTATTAATGCAGGTCAGACAGTTACTGTACAGCAAACAGTGCTGGAGTCGGACCAGCTTGAGGTAACAGTGTAGCTGTGTAACAGGACTGTGGAATTACAGCGGACTGTAAACTACACAACACACATCACGCCTCTAATCCGACTCCCCGCCTGCTTTTGCATCATCATTGAAATGAACTGAATTAGAGTGGATTATAAATTGGCAGCTGTCCTCTCCGCGGCAATAATCATcagttaaaaaataattatgctCTGTGCTCAGGATAacttttaaacaaacaaatgcacATCTTGAAATAGTGTTTAAAATATTGATGTTGCGTTAGTGCACATAAAAGACAAGGAGCTCTCTCCAACTTGGCCACAGTTTACATTAAACCGGTTGTACGACTTTGTACTGTAACCGTCACAGGTGTGACCAACAAGAATGATGCAAGATAGTGAAGAAGGAATGtcctgaaaaacacaaatggGGTTCAATGATTCTCCCTTTCTATGATATTGATGCATTTCCTCCAGTGGAGCTCCTCAGTGGGCACCAGTGAGAGGACAGTGGTCGTACTGGGAGGCCCCTGGTGGAAATGTGTCAAACAGGCTGCTGAAATATTAAAGATATTGATCAGATTTGTCAAGAGGATCAGACGACGTGGTTGTTGGTGAGGTTGGTTCAGGTCGTTGGGAGCATGAAGGAAGACCACTGGGGACGGAGCAGAGGGGAGGCTCTTATGGCACAGCTGACGCTCTCCGACATTTCAAACTGTCAGATGGCTTCCCTCTCATCAGCCAACAGCTTCAGTCATCAACAGAAAAGGCAGCCACGTGAAGAAGAAACCGTTTCAACTTCAACCACGTGAGTTACAGTGCAGGACACACACGTACATACACACAtccaaaaacacattcacacacaaacaagtacACACGGGCTCGGTCAGAGTCCAACGGCTGATTTCAGTGACAACCAGAGTGGAAGTTAAAGCATGGCATTTGGCACCTACGCTGCAGCAGAAGTTGAATGCCATTCGCAGAAAGGTCAACTTAATGGGTTAGTGAAATTTAGTCCCATGTCATTATGATGAAGACATACCTGTAATTGTATGTGCGCACTCTTAGAAAACATCAGTATGAGTGTATGCTTTCTGAATCTCAACATAGTTGGTTGGTTGAAAGGCTGTCTAGTAGGCTGCAGCGGGGTGGATGCATAGCCTGGAGCAGGGGTCTGTGTGACAGAGATGCCGATGTCCTCGAACTTGGGGAGATGCCTTTGACTGGGAACCTCATAGAATGAAGTGGGAGGTTGAAGGGGAGCTAATGGTCGCGGCCTGAGAACGCTGAGGAGGGATTGCATATCTCGCCTGAGCTGGTTGTTGTCCTCCCTCATTTCTCTCAGTTCTGACAAGACCACTTCTGGAACGAGGTTCTGGGGAGTCCGTCCATCAGAAGTGACTTTAGTTGCATCGTGGTATCTGCTATCTCCCTTTTACGGAGTGGtcatagagtgtgtgtgactgaggTAGCCGTCGTCTTGGAAGACTCACCAGGAAGTCGTCGAGATATCGTGGTGGACGAACATCACGGCGAGGACGAGCGTTACCATCGGGGAATGCCATAATGCTGTGGAAACTGTAAATCCGGCTCGAAGGACCATGTAAAATAGGCGTTGGTGTAATGGATACCAAACTTGTGACCTTAGTGATGCTGATTGAATGAACCCTTAGATGACGGTTCTATGAATGTCATTTACAATCTCCACAGGTTGTCCGGTAAGAACATGTAGATGATGGTGATGTATCAATTAGTccaggtcacacacactctctttgagATACCACTCATTTATTAACTGAAGATGGTTTGTAACTCCTTGTTTGAATAGTGTGGTTAATTCTCTGGACGCACAGGAAAGAccatatcaataaataaatagaaaagagtCCAGAAAAGGTGCACACTgatgctgagctgagctgagttgGGAGGAAAAAATGAGGTTTGTGATCGGTGCAGAAAGTGATTGGAATCACAGCACTCTCTGATCATGTGATGACCATGCGCCAAGCCACAGACTATTGGTCCGTGCATGTGAACAATGCATGGGCTGGTGAGGGGATGCTTTTGGGTTTAAACTGCTGCACCTTCTGaacatactaaactatcaatttggaaatctgattaataattaaataagaaatacaataaataaaataccatATCAATAGTTAGTAAGGGTTGAAGGATTTAAGATTgatctaacaattattttttgattagtcaattaatctaCTTCAAAAGGGTTGCTGTGACACATTGATTAATTTAATCACTATGTCATAGCAATCCCTGAACTGGAGAatcagtatttttacttaaaggacAAGAGTGCAATAATTAGGGTGATCTATTGGTAGAAACGGAATAtattattaagtatgttttctttagtatgtaatcacctgaaaataagaattgctgtgttttcgttaccttagaatgagtcgtttatatctacatagggagcggggtCTTCCACACGaagccggccaccatgtttaCTACAGTAGCCAAAAACGGACAACACTGTTTACTTCTCCTGCTCGGCTTGAGTCGATAATGGAGTCGATAATGTTATTTTTGCATCAGTATGGGCAAGGAAAATAATTGAATTATCTGTAACGTTAGTTGAAACCAGTTAATGACTtcaattttttcaacatactttacaaTTACTTTCTTTCGACATtacagtatgactttttttttgacatacaatactttgactttttttttttttcgacaactatactatgacttttttctgacatactattatatgactttttttcgacaaactgtTCTATggcatttttcgacataccttACAATTAATTCTTTTTTgacagactatactatgacttttctaaaaaaaatgtcgacatactatactatgattttttttcaaatactatactataacttctttatttttttgacctactatattattacttttttatatatatttgacattctataatatgaatttttttcaacatactatactatgaattttcatagtatactgtagtatgtcaaaaaaagtcatgaaaaaaagtacgttgaaaaatgtcatgaaaaaaagtcctagtatagtatgtagaaaaaaattcatagtatactttgtcgaaaaattttatgaataAAAGTTTTAGTATTgttttttgaaatatttcatgaaaaaaatgtcatagtatagtatgtcaaaaaaa
The DNA window shown above is from Sebastes fasciatus isolate fSebFas1 unplaced genomic scaffold, fSebFas1.pri Scaffold_86, whole genome shotgun sequence and carries:
- the LOC141763884 gene encoding interferon-induced protein 44-like is translated as MTKVDEACPFVSQDIQNIYKSGYIEEMMQEVSTRLGVPMSCVVPVKNYSKELELDVNCDILLLTAIIQMLRSTDSYFDELSDVQQVNSL